In one window of Arachis ipaensis cultivar K30076 chromosome B06, Araip1.1, whole genome shotgun sequence DNA:
- the LOC107647563 gene encoding uncharacterized protein LOC107647563, producing MSDKISRTGVWWIHPVSNQICDGRRATISQDHSKLDSITIAEAIKPLVEADSSLKVKSVIAEVQSKFNYTMSYRKAWLDKQRAVEKIFGGWEVSYEALPIWFEAMCHKEPSAVVHFETMPTYQGDDLMGDIRVLHRVFWSYYPCIRAFRHYKPIVQVDGTHLYGMYKGCLLVAVSQDGNNNIVPIAFAIVEGETSDAWHFFLSNLRQYVVTRDGVGLISDRHESINAAVERSNGAWSPPRAFHMFCIRHIESNFLRKFKAPYLQKLVVNIGYSRMVREYEMRYQRLRERGEAYTNWLN from the exons ATGAGTGACAAA ATATCCCGTACCGGTGTTTGGTGGATTCATCCAGTATCAAACCAAATATGTGACGGACGAAGAGCCACCATTTCACAGGATCATTCGAAACTGGATTCTAtcacaattgcagaagcaataaagccacTGGTTGAGGCTGACTCCTCCTTAAAGGTAAAATCGGTTATAGCAGAAGTGCAATCGAAGTTCAACTACACCATGAGCTACCGGAAAGCATGGTTGGATAAGCAAAGGGCagtagaaaaaatatttggaggttgggaaGTCTCTTATGAGGCGTTGcctatatggtttgaggccatgtgtcacaaGGAGCCATCTGCTGTTGTCCATTTTGAAACTATGCCTACATATCAAGGCGATGACTTGATGGGTGATATTCGGGTACTGCATCGTGTATTTTGGAGTTATTACCCTTGTATTAGGGCATTCAGACATTATAAGCCAATTGTCCAGGTGGATGGGACTCACTTGTATGGAATGTATAAGGGTTGTCTGCTTGTGGCAGTTTCACAGGATGGCAATAACAATATCGTCCCAATTGCATTTGCTATtgtggagggagagacttctgatgcatGGCATTTTTTTCTTAGTAACCTGCGTCAATATGTTGTAACTCGGGATGGTGTCGGTCTAATATCCGACAGGCACGAGTCCATCAATGCAGCTGTGGAACGTAGTAACGGAGCTTGGTCACCGCCTAGAGCTTTTCATATGTTTTGCATCAGGCATATAGAGTCAAATTTTTTGAGAAAGTTCAAGGCCCCGTACCTCCAAAAATTGGTCGTCAACATTG GATATTCGAGGATGGTGCGGGAGTACGAAATGCGTTACCAGCGGTTACGGGAACGTGGCGAGGCGTACACAAACTGGTTAAACTGA